Proteins from a genomic interval of Gossypium hirsutum isolate 1008001.06 chromosome A09, Gossypium_hirsutum_v2.1, whole genome shotgun sequence:
- the LOC107918021 gene encoding dolichyl-phosphate beta-glucosyltransferase, whose product MPYNFWEILHFGSELETAAVRNCLKNNQGFEGGCVARFLGRLSFEPLKENPLFGPSSNTIVKQGMLHSRGELLLMLDADGASKVTDLEKLENQIHAIVRKDYHPGDSVAGEATFRISDIPIVAFGSRAHHEEKALATRKWYRNFLMKGFHLVVLLAAGPGIRDTQCGFKMFTRFAARKLFTNIRLKRWCFDVEIVFLCKWFGIPMLEISVNWSEIPGSKVNPLSIPNMLWELALMSVGYRTRIWKINS is encoded by the exons ATGCCTTACAATTTTTGGGAAATT CTTCATTTTGGTTCAGAACTGGAAACCGCTGCTG TAAGAAACTGTCTTAAGAACAATCAGGGATTTGAAGGTGGTTGTGTGGCTAGGTTCCTTGGCAGGCTTTCTTTTGAACCTTTGAAAGAAAATCCTCTCTTTGGTCCTTCTTCTAATAC CATTGTAAAACAGGGAATGCTACATTCACGTGGTGAATTACTTCTAATGCTAGATGCCGATGGGGCTTCCAAGGTTACTGACCtagaaaaacttgaaaaccag ATCCATGCAATTGTGAGAAAAGATTATCACCCTGGTGATTCAGTAGCCGGAGAGGCAACTTTTAGAATTTCTGATATCCCAATAGTTGCATTTGGATCTCGTGCCCATCATGAGGAGAAAGCTCTAGCTACG AGGAAGTGGTACCGCAATTTTTTGATGAAGGGTTTTCATCTTGTGGTTCTCTTGGCTGCTGGTCCTGGAATTCGTGATACGCAG TGTGGTTTTAAGATGTTTACTAGGTTTGCAGCAAGGAAGCTTTTTACCAATATCCGGTTGAAAAG GTGGTGTTTCGATGTTGAAATAGTTTTCCTTTGCAAATGGTTTGGTATTCCAATGCTGGAGATATCTGTAAACTGGTCCGAAATTCCAGGATCCAAGGTAAATCCATTGAGTATACCAAACATGCTTTGGGAGCTTGCCCTCATGTCCGTAGGATACAGAACTCGAATCTGGAAAATTAACTCCTGA